A DNA window from Bacillota bacterium contains the following coding sequences:
- a CDS encoding ATP-binding protein: MRHCQSEAEINEALRPALQDVLNAFPAGIMVVNRSGKIVGFNRFLEEATGLSQQEVVGRSLQDLFQKKEFPREHPLLLTLTAGREFDRLVPENILPFTCPFPAYASTHALVGGDGDRIGALAVLWDARHQQELEQAVVRAERLAIMGQLAAVAVHEIRNSLTAVGGFLQLLKHELEGTPRVEYADIMLEALARANSIIGDFLRLAKPGLPQRKPCDLRDLMESVIKLLENERARRGIAVKAAYAPDLPMISLDEEQFKQVLLNIFNNALDVMPDGGEIALAVECDREANVIQISVRDTGPGIPEAVQAQVFEPFFTTKETGTGLGLYISRAIVQNHGGEIKIENNPDQGCRVIILLPQG, translated from the coding sequence TTGAGGCACTGTCAGAGTGAAGCGGAAATAAACGAAGCGTTGAGACCGGCGCTTCAGGATGTTTTAAATGCTTTCCCCGCCGGGATTATGGTCGTAAACCGCTCGGGAAAGATCGTCGGGTTTAACCGTTTTCTTGAGGAAGCAACGGGGCTCTCCCAACAGGAGGTCGTGGGGCGCAGCCTGCAGGACCTTTTTCAAAAAAAAGAGTTCCCGCGGGAGCACCCTTTGCTGTTGACCTTAACCGCCGGAAGGGAGTTCGACCGGCTTGTCCCGGAGAACATCCTCCCCTTTACCTGTCCTTTTCCGGCCTATGCGAGCACCCATGCTCTGGTAGGTGGAGATGGGGATAGGATCGGGGCGCTCGCCGTCCTCTGGGATGCCAGACACCAACAGGAGCTGGAACAGGCAGTGGTCCGGGCCGAGCGCCTTGCGATCATGGGCCAGCTGGCTGCGGTGGCGGTGCATGAAATCAGAAACTCCCTGACCGCCGTAGGGGGGTTTCTCCAGTTGCTGAAGCATGAATTAGAAGGGACACCCCGCGTTGAATATGCAGACATTATGCTTGAGGCGCTGGCGCGGGCAAACTCGATCATCGGGGACTTCCTCCGCCTGGCTAAACCCGGCCTTCCCCAGCGGAAGCCGTGCGATTTAAGAGACCTGATGGAAAGTGTAATCAAGTTACTGGAAAATGAGCGGGCGCGCCGGGGCATCGCGGTTAAGGCAGCTTACGCGCCGGATTTGCCCATGATTTCTCTTGATGAAGAACAGTTCAAACAGGTACTTTTAAACATTTTCAACAACGCCCTCGACGTGATGCCAGATGGGGGCGAAATCGCGCTCGCGGTCGAATGTGACCGGGAGGCAAACGTGATTCAGATTTCGGTCCGGGATACAGGCCCGGGGATTCCGGAAGCGGTACAGGCCCAGGTTTTTGAGCCTTTCTTTACGACGAAAGAAACAGGAACCGGGTTGGGGCTTTACATTTCCCGGGCGATCGTCCAAAATCACGGCGGAGAGATCAAAATTGAAAATAACCCCGATCAGGGTTGCAGGGTGATCATCCTTCTCCCTCAAGGGTGA